The following are encoded together in the Oncorhynchus masou masou isolate Uvic2021 unplaced genomic scaffold, UVic_Omas_1.1 unplaced_scaffold_2795, whole genome shotgun sequence genome:
- the LOC135533913 gene encoding zinc finger protein 501-like translates to MAAIVRLHRLTKDQLSLAAQKNNNKPGRKPTKKNNSTTRGRKQSTGKGNNSADSESVSSQVSSAPKWWGRPKGSKNKPKISLQISSAILRPDEVKQEVKQEMDELPIGTRSDEHWLNSVKPESYDPEMGNTRGPTESDPRTDAHQLGIKTEDAPLYHQDGGRRLRSATVQLFNLAALRSEPEWRPRNQKVRRFPCPDCGQKFFSKTTLEIHSRIHTQYRPYSCEVCHKTFSRKGGLVEHRPIHEAERPFACLQCGRTFTFKSNLTRHMRFHSDARPYVCSQCGRGFKISAQLKSHMISHSGYKPYVCPECGQSFVRYMSLKYHRLSHTGERPLSCPECPMTFARPHTLMIHRRQHTGETPFSCQDCGKRFKQGCQLKDHVRRKHTGEKPYKCSECDKCFVTSRLVKCMVVHTGEKPYQCTECCRRYSQSGGLKRHRCEQQTR, encoded by the exons ATGGCTGCTATCGTGAGACTCCACAGACTAACGAAGGATCAACTGTCTCTCGCTGCTCAGAAGAACAATAACAAACCAGGCAGAAAACCAACGAAGAAGAACAACTCCACCACCAGAGGAAGAAAACAATCCACAGGAAAAGGAAACAACTCTGCTGACAGTGAAAGTGTTTCTAGCCAGGTATCATCGGCCCCTAAGTGGTGGGGTCGCCCCAAGGGAAGCAAAAACAAACCCAAGATAAGTCTACAAATCTCCAGCGCCATCTTGAGGCCTGACGAGGTAAAACAAGAG GTGAAACAAGAGATGGACGAGCTGCCTATCGGTACAAGAAGTGATGAACACTGGTTGAACTCAGTGAAGCCAGAGAGCTACGACCCAGAGATGGGTAACACCAGGGGACCTACAGAGAGCGACCCCAGGACAGATGCACATCAGCTGGGTATCAAGACGGAGGATGCCCCCCTGTACCACCAGGATGGAGGGAGGCGGCTGCGGTCGGCTACCGTTCAGCTGTTCAATCTGGCTGCGTTGCGGTCTGAGCCAGAATGGCGGCCTCGCAACCAGAAGGTCCGCCGGTTCCCGTGTCCAGACTGCGGCCAGAAGTTCTTCTCCAAAACCACGCTGGAGATCCATTCCCGGATCCACACCCAGTACCGGCCGTACTCCTGTGAGGTTTGCCATAAAACCTTCTCCAGGAAAGGCGGTCTGGTCGAGCACCGACCAATCCACGAGGCGGAACGCCCCTTCGCCTGCCTCCAGTGCGGCAGAACCTTCACGTTCAAATCCAACCTGACCCGCCACATGCGTTTCCACAGCGACGCGCGGCCCTACGTCTGCTCCCAGTGCGGCCGAGGCTTTAAGATCTCCGCCCAACTCAAGAGCCACATGATTTCCCACAGCGGGTATAAACCGTACGTGTGCCCGGAGTGCGGCCAGAGTTTCGTCCGTTACATGAGTCTCAAGTATCATCGGCTGAGCCACACCGGCGAGCGCCCGCTGTCCTGCCCAGAATGTCCCATGACCTTTGCCCGGCCGCACACCCTTATGATCCACCGGCGACAACACACCGGGGAGACGCCGTTCTCTTGCCAGGACTGTGGGAAGAGGTTCAAACAGGGGTGCCAACTGAAAGACCACGTTAGAAGgaaacacacaggggagaaaccgtACAAATGCTCCGAGTGTGACAAGTGCTTCGTCACTTCGCGTCTCGTAAAGTGCATGGTtgtccacacaggagagaagccgtaCCAATGCACAGAGTGCTGTAGGAGATACAGTCAGAGTGGGGGCCTGAAGAGGCACAGGTGTGAGCAACAAACCAGGTGA